Proteins from a single region of Palaemon carinicauda isolate YSFRI2023 chromosome 1, ASM3689809v2, whole genome shotgun sequence:
- the LOC137624541 gene encoding uncharacterized protein: MTQACAETLLSSWVSRFGVPDDITMERGPVFLSEIWLALANLMGTTLHSTMAYNPAANGMVERTHRTLKASLMASCTNADWKSLLPWDTTPRADGEPSPAEKVYREALTDRTKHFKPRNLDNCGYVFVRVDAHRQPLTRPYRGPYRVISKTTNAFLLDVHGQEDWVSIDRMKPAFFEGSDTASAGPGRSRVPPQNKAPNEKKSNKRQREVAIHTPTAEGALRRPKRYED; the protein is encoded by the exons atgacccaagcatgcgccgaaacccttttgtcgagctgggtgagcagatttggcgttcctgacgacatcacgatgGAGAGAGGTCCCgttttcctgtcagagatatggctcgctctggcaaacctgatggggacgacactccacagcaccatggcatacaaccctgcagcaaacggcatggtcgaacgaactcatcgcaccctcaaggcgtccctgatggcgagctgcaccaacGCGGACTGGAAATCACTCCTTCCTTGGGACACCACCCCTcgtgcagatggcgagccatcgcccgctgaaaaggtttacagAGAGGCGCTcaca gacagaactaagcacttcaagccgaggaacctggacaACTGCGGATATGTTTTCGTCCGCGTCGACGCTCACCGACAGCCGCTGACCAGACCGTATCGCGgcccctaccgagtcatcagtaaaACGACGAatgccttccttctcgacgtgcatggccaagaggactgggtctcaatagaccgcatgaAACCGGCGTTtttcgaaggaagcgacactgcctccgcgggacctggcagatccagagtgccacctcaaaacaaggcgcccaatgagaagaagaGCAACAAACGGCAGCGAGAGGTAGCTATCCATACGCCAACCGCCGAAGgagccctccgacgcccgaaacgatacgaagactag